The Acidithiobacillus ferrooxidans ATCC 23270 genomic interval CGAGCTGCGCCGCAAGGCCGACAAAGGGCTTATCACCCGCTTTCTCTGCCAGGTGACAGGGCTATCCCGTCAGCAAGTGGTCCGGCATATCCGCCAGTTCCGTGAGACCCGGCAGGTCCAGGACCGGCGCGGGGCACCCGCCAAGCCGTTTGCGCGGCGCTACACGGACGAGGACGTGCACCTGCTGGCCGAGCTGGACCGTCTGCACGCCTTCCTTCTTGATGGCTTCAAACATCATCAGTGCGGTACGTCGGTCGCGCTTGGGCGGTGTGCGTCGGCTTCCAGCCACAATCTCAGCCGGGCCTCAAATGGCGTCAGCTTGACGATGGCGCGGGCTCTGCAACACGTGGGCTTGGTACCGTCTGGCGCCCGCAGCCACTTCTTGATGGTGTTGCGCGACAGACTGGTGCGTCGCCCAATCTCGCTGATGGATACATGTTCCCGGAAGAACATCCGACGAACCTTCGCATACATGACCATGGTAATCACCTCTTCATTCCTCCTTCTTAAAAAAGCAGGATACGTCGTGGGTTACCTGGTCAAAATTCAACGCGCATAAGCGCGTCTAAATGGTCAATATTGGGTTAGCGTCCACATCCGTGACTTCAGTTCCGTGTTTTCCGCGAGAAGAAATCGGATCAGATCATCCTTGGCAGCGGGGTCCATCGCGCTCAGGTTAGGCTGATTCATATCATCCTTGTGGCTTGATAGCTTGCGACATTTTACGTCAAAACGATCCATGAAACACTAGGTGGTGAACAGTTACCACCATGATTTATATATAGATATTACACAAGCAACAGAATCATGTTTGTTTTTTGTAACAGTTATTTAACATGTGCACACGCTGGGCATAATGTAACACTCTGGAGCTTGCAGTTATTTTCATATGGCACATTATTTGCTTATTATTTATCGAAACAGCCGCGCCTGACTAAAAGCGCCGAAGACAAGGGAAATGCCCGACACCTTCATTGTGGAGGGGAAGTGCCATGAACAAAATAGCTGACAGGAATTTTATTTCTACCATGAGCCTTGAGGAAGATGTGGAAGCTCTTGTGAGGGATATTTCCTTCTGTTGTGGGCGAAATGTGTGTATATCGTGCTATGAGATACATGATGCCAACACGGGAGAATGCATAAACGCCAATGTATTATCTCTCTCTCCCGAATTCCGGGAACGGTTCAACCTTCTGAAAGAAAAGTTTGAGGCAGCAACTGCGGAACTCCTGAAAGAGAAATACCCGCTTCAGACTGACCATGATAACCAAGATGATGAAGGCTCGGAGTGGATGTGGTGCCGCCTTCGTTCAGTGGCACCGCTTTTTTGCGTAGCAACATGAGTTGCTGACACATGGGGCAAAAACCCTCGTTCCCAGCCAATCCTCACTTTTACAACCGTGGCAGGGACTAGGATTGAAGCAAAATTGTGAGAAGCTGAGCCATTCATCAATATTATGCCATCGATGTAACTGTTCATTGCCCTTTTCCGGCGCCAGAATCCCATCCATTGATGCACCTTGCCCCCCACCCAATCAGTCCGATCAGGAGCTTTCAATCACTCGGGCCACCTCCCCGTGGCACTTTGAGCATCTTCCCTTCAGGATTAGGTTGCCGTCCTAGAGGGTTCCGGAGAAATCGGTGATTGTCACTGAGCATCGGCATTGCCAGCACCAAACATTGGCCAATAATATATCTTCCACCGCTTTGTCGAAGAAAAAGGACGGAAGATAAAGGGGTTCAGCGAAGCCGCCCTGCATACCATGAACCACTACGACTGGCCTGGCCCGCAGATACTGATGAAGTCCCACTCCACGCAGCGGCGCTTTCCATCACCGCGTTCGGTCAGGCCCCGATGGTGTGCTCGAACGAGGCGATTTGCCGTTTCCACGCTCGCTGCCGGAGTTTCAGCGGTTGTTCCCAGATGAGGCGGTGTGCGCAGCCTAACTTGAGCGTGCGCGATGGAGCAATGGGTTTGCTTGCTCTCTGGAATGCGCCCAACTTCGGGATCGGCTGATGCTCGCGTTGATAGCGGGGTTCGGTTTCGGCTTTGAGGTACTTCCTGACAGTATTGCGGGAAAGCCTGAAATCCCGGGCAATGGCGCTGATGCTCTCGCCCTTGACCAGGTGGCGTCGACGCAACTTGACGATGGTTTCCATGCATAACACTCCAGGTCCCTCCGGCCAAAGACCGGATGATGGCACAAACCCGGGGTGGTCAATTTTGCACGCCAATCACCCCGATAACCTGGTCAGTTTTGCACGCCGGTTAACATAAGTATCTTTCGACGTCTCACGTGGTCAACTGCCTCAATGCTTTGAGACGGGTGCGCAGGCGGAATCCACCATTCGCGTGGGAGTGCGCTGAAATGCCGTACTAATCAAGTGATTTACGAAAACGCAGCACGCTTATCGTCAACATTATCAACGCGAGCAATGCCAAGGCCCCGAGTTCCGGCCAGAGTACCGCGAAGCCTACCCCTTTGAGAAAAACCGCCCGGATGATCACCAAAAAATAACGCAACGGATTGATCATGGTAAACCATTGCAAGACTTTTGGCATGGCGGCGATCGGAAAAGCGAATCCCGAAAGGATGAAAAAGGGATTGAGCAGAAAGAAATTGAGGGCGAAGGCTTGCTGCTGCGTGCGCGAAAAAGTTGACATCAGTAAACCCATGCCCACCACCGCCAGCAAAAACAGTGCGGACCCGACCAGCATCACCCATGGGTCACCGATGAAAGGCACGTGGAACCAGGCGATGCCGACGAAACTGACCAGCGCGATGTCGCCGAGCCCAATGAGGAAAAATGGCACGGTCTTGCCGAGAATGAACTCAACGGGCCGGATTGGGCTGACGAGAATCTGTTCGAGCGTGCCAACCTCGCGCTCGCGTACGATGGCGAACGCGGTGAGGCTGACCACCTGCATCAGTGTCAGGGTGCCGATCACTCCGGGGATGAAGAACCAGCGCTCGTCGAGCCCTTCGTTGAACCAGGGGCGCATCTGCAGCGAAATACCGACGACCGGAGCCGCAGCGGGGCCTGGCCGGGAAGGAAAGACGCGGCTTGCCGCCTGCTCGGTGGAGAAGTTGGCGACGATCTGGGCGATGTAGCCGAGTGCAATGAGTGCCGTGTTCGAGTTTGTACCATCCACGATGACTTGCAGTGGTGCGCTCTTCCCGTTTTCCAGGTCGCGGCTGAAGCCGGCGTGAATGACGATGGCGATCACGGCCCTGTCGTGGTCGATGTCGCTGGTGATTTCCCTCTGATTCGTGGCCATGTCGACGATGTCGAAGCGGGAGGTGGCGGCGAAATGCGAGATCAGGCTGCGGCTGGCCTGGCTCTGATCGAGATCGAGCACTGCGGTGGTGACATGGTGCACGGTGAAGGTGGCGGCATAGCCGAAGACAAGCATCTGGAGAATCATCGGGACTATGAGGCGGAACATCGCCCAGCGATCGCGCCGGAGTTCCAGGAACTCCTTCATCAGCATGACCGAGAGACGCTCGAACATGGCCTACAGATGCTTGCGGAAGGCTCTGGCGGCGAGCCAGATGATGATCGCGGCATAGGCGACGAGGCCGAGGACTGGCGTCCACAGATCGGTCAGCCCGCTACCCTTGAGGAAGATCGCGCGCAGAATGGTAACGTAGTATCGCGAATAGACGGCATATGTGAGGACCTGGATCGCAGCCGGCATCTGGTCGATGGGGAAGGTGTAGCCTGACAGGAGGGTGGTAGGCAGCATGGTCAGCAAAAGGGCGACCTGGCTCGCCCCGAGTTGGTTGCGGATGCGCACGGAGATGAGGTAGCCGATCCCCAGCACGACAAGGTCGAAGAGGGCGGTCGTCACGAACAGTATGCCGATGCTTCCGCGGAACGGGACGTGGAACCAGAAGACTGCGACGGCCAGGCAGAACGCCGCATCGAGCAAACCGATGGCGAAGTACGGTATAAGCTTGCCGAACATGACCTCGAGCGGAGTGACCGGGGTTGAGATCAGTTGCTCCATGGTTCCCCGCTCCCACTCGCGCGAGATGGTCAGCGAGGTGAGCTGGGCGCCGACCAGCGCAAGGATCACCGCGACTACCCCAGGGATGATGAAGTTGCGGCTTTCCAGGGTTTCATTGAACCAGACGCTGGGTTCGAAATCGACCTGTCCGACCAGCGACGGCTGAACGCCATGGCTGGCGGCCCATCGGGCAGCAATCGTGGCATTGGCTTGGGCGACCACACCCTGGGCATAGCCCATCGCTATGTTGGTGGTATTGACGTCGGTGGCGTCGAAGATGGCTTGCACCGGCGCACTTCCGGTCGCGGCGAGGGTGCGGGAGAAGTCCACCGGGATGACGACCGCTGCGGCGCATTCACCGCGGTCCATTGCCCGGCGGATGCCGGCCTCGGAGGCGATGGTATGGCTGATGGTGAACCAGTTCGAAGCCGTGAAATCGTCGACTACCGCGCGGCTGGCCTGGCTGTTCTCCTGGTCGTAGACGCACAGGGGCACGTGCTTGATGTCGAGACTCACGCCGTAGCCGAGCAGGCCCATTTGCATCAGCGGCATCAGCAGCGCGACGGCCAGGCTGCGCGGATCCCGCCAGACTTGCAGCGTCTCCTTGTAAGCCATGGCCAGTAGGCGCTGAATATTCACGACGCGGCCCTTGTTTCACGCGTGGTGGAAACCAGTCTGACGAAAACGTCTTCCAGGGAGGGTGTGGCGGGGCGGACTGACCCGACCCGGATTTCCCGTTCGGCAAGAAACCGGGGAAGCTCCTCGGCCGAAAGGCCGCCTTGGCCGAGCACGATATGGAGCTTGTCGCCGAAGATGGCTGCTTCGACCACCCCCCGTGCGCTGCCGAGCGCCTTGAGCGCGGCGCCCAATGGCACGCAGTCGACCTCAAAGAGATCGCCGCCCAGACTCCGTTGACGTAACTCGCTCGGGGTACCCATGGCAACGAGCCTACCCCCATCGATGAGGGCAATACGATTGCAGTATTCCGCCTCCTCCATGTAATGGGTGGAGACCAGGATGGCGACGCCCCCGGCCGCCAGTTCGTGGATGAGGTCCCAGAAGCGCCGCCGGGCCTCGGGC includes:
- a CDS encoding ABC transporter permease, whose amino-acid sequence is MFERLSVMLMKEFLELRRDRWAMFRLIVPMILQMLVFGYAATFTVHHVTTAVLDLDQSQASRSLISHFAATSRFDIVDMATNQREITSDIDHDRAVIAIVIHAGFSRDLENGKSAPLQVIVDGTNSNTALIALGYIAQIVANFSTEQAASRVFPSRPGPAAAPVVGISLQMRPWFNEGLDERWFFIPGVIGTLTLMQVVSLTAFAIVREREVGTLEQILVSPIRPVEFILGKTVPFFLIGLGDIALVSFVGIAWFHVPFIGDPWVMLVGSALFLLAVVGMGLLMSTFSRTQQQAFALNFFLLNPFFILSGFAFPIAAMPKVLQWFTMINPLRYFLVIIRAVFLKGVGFAVLWPELGALALLALIMLTISVLRFRKSLD
- a CDS encoding ABC transporter permease codes for the protein MNIQRLLAMAYKETLQVWRDPRSLAVALLMPLMQMGLLGYGVSLDIKHVPLCVYDQENSQASRAVVDDFTASNWFTISHTIASEAGIRRAMDRGECAAAVVIPVDFSRTLAATGSAPVQAIFDATDVNTTNIAMGYAQGVVAQANATIAARWAASHGVQPSLVGQVDFEPSVWFNETLESRNFIIPGVVAVILALVGAQLTSLTISREWERGTMEQLISTPVTPLEVMFGKLIPYFAIGLLDAAFCLAVAVFWFHVPFRGSIGILFVTTALFDLVVLGIGYLISVRIRNQLGASQVALLLTMLPTTLLSGYTFPIDQMPAAIQVLTYAVYSRYYVTILRAIFLKGSGLTDLWTPVLGLVAYAAIIIWLAARAFRKHL